Proteins encoded by one window of Candidatus Woesearchaeota archaeon:
- a CDS encoding PRC-barrel domain-containing protein, which produces MAGDEKKFSRQLLGKTVVSKSGKRFGEVGDIIFETRSGELIHLILSNATPYTEKLELEKDREGHILIPFSAVIAVGDFLVVAEEDII; this is translated from the coding sequence ATGGCTGGAGATGAAAAAAAGTTTTCACGACAATTGTTGGGAAAAACAGTAGTCAGTAAAAGTGGAAAAAGGTTTGGCGAAGTTGGTGATATTATCTTTGAAACACGCTCAGGAGAACTTATCCATCTTATTCTTTCAAATGCAACACCTTATACGGAAAAACTGGAACTTGAGAAAGACAGGGAAGGCCACATCCTTATCCCGTTCAGTGCAGTCATTGCCGTCGGTGATTTTCTCGTAGTTGCTGAGGAAGATATTATTTAG
- a CDS encoding VIT1/CCC1 transporter family protein: MDVMLQAQRNEITEYQIYHALANKVNDSHNRKILERIAKDELRHYRLLKKYTHQEVKPDRWRVNQHLLLASILGVTFSLRFMEKGEVFAQKLYHTQKTAPFDVLLLDEQKHEKALIGMLHDQRIAYAGSIVLGLNDALVELTGALAGLSLALANGKLVAIIGSITGFAAALSMAASEYLSSKEEKETEKKALTGAIYTGVAYLVTVALLILPFLLLTNVMAAMVIMLSTTIAIIAFYTFYIATAKGTRFWPRFVEMSAISLGVALISFFIGWLVRAYIGVDV, from the coding sequence ATGGATGTTATGTTGCAGGCCCAACGAAATGAGATCACTGAGTACCAGATCTATCACGCGTTAGCCAATAAAGTAAATGATTCTCATAATCGTAAGATCTTGGAGCGTATTGCAAAGGACGAACTCCGGCACTATCGCTTGTTAAAGAAATACACACATCAAGAGGTAAAACCAGATCGCTGGAGGGTAAACCAACACCTCTTGCTAGCATCCATTTTAGGAGTAACCTTTAGTTTACGATTTATGGAAAAAGGAGAAGTTTTTGCTCAGAAACTTTACCATACCCAGAAAACAGCGCCCTTTGATGTGCTGCTTCTGGATGAGCAGAAACATGAGAAGGCCTTGATAGGCATGCTCCACGATCAGAGAATTGCCTATGCTGGTTCTATTGTGTTGGGTTTAAATGATGCTTTAGTAGAACTTACCGGAGCACTTGCTGGCTTGAGTTTAGCCTTGGCAAATGGAAAGCTTGTTGCAATCATAGGTTCGATAACCGGATTTGCTGCAGCGCTTTCAATGGCAGCATCTGAGTACCTTTCCTCTAAAGAGGAAAAAGAAACTGAGAAAAAAGCGCTTACCGGAGCAATCTACACGGGTGTTGCTTATCTTGTGACCGTAGCCTTACTGATTTTGCCCTTTCTCTTGCTTACCAATGTCATGGCAGCTATGGTTATCATGCTTTCTACAACTATAGCTATTATCGCTTTCTACACCTTTTACATAGCAACGGCAAAAGGAACAAGGTTTTGGCCGAGATTTGTTGAAATGAGTGCAATTTCACTTGGTGTTGCCCTCATCAGCTTCTTTATTGGTTGGCTAGTGCGTGCGTATATTGGTGTAGATGTTTAA
- a CDS encoding replication factor C small subunit produces the protein MESTIWTEKYRPRLFSQVRGQKEIIAKLEAFVKQKNLPHLMFAGSPGIGKSTLALVVARQLFGETWRQNFIELNASDERGIDVIRSKVKDFARTKAMGDVPFKIIFLDECDALTREAQQALRRTMENYTTTTRFILSANYSSKIIEPIQSRCTVFRFKPLEKKEIFHLIDHIAKEEHLKIDEATKEALFLVTEGDCRRMENILQSCAAVAQHITEEMIYSLASVAKPKELKQVLDLALANKFIEARTKLLDVMLKYGLSGTDIIKQIQREVWNLAIDGRTMVTLIDKCGDIEFRMTEGSDEYVQLEALLAHVALLGSENAEKEKAK, from the coding sequence ATGGAATCTACCATCTGGACCGAGAAATATCGTCCAAGATTGTTTTCTCAGGTACGTGGACAAAAGGAAATCATTGCAAAGCTCGAAGCCTTTGTCAAACAGAAAAACTTGCCTCATTTGATGTTTGCTGGTAGTCCGGGTATTGGAAAAAGTACCTTAGCATTGGTTGTTGCACGCCAATTATTCGGTGAAACATGGCGGCAAAATTTCATTGAGTTGAATGCAAGTGACGAAAGAGGCATTGATGTCATTCGAAGTAAGGTAAAGGATTTTGCACGTACTAAAGCGATGGGTGATGTTCCGTTTAAGATCATTTTTCTTGATGAATGTGATGCCTTGACCAGAGAGGCTCAGCAGGCATTGCGAAGAACCATGGAGAATTATACGACAACAACGCGTTTTATTCTTTCAGCAAACTATTCCAGTAAGATCATTGAACCCATCCAAAGCCGTTGTACGGTTTTTCGTTTTAAGCCTCTTGAAAAGAAAGAAATTTTTCACCTTATCGATCATATAGCAAAAGAGGAGCATCTCAAGATTGATGAGGCAACAAAAGAAGCGCTCTTTCTGGTTACTGAAGGAGATTGTCGACGAATGGAGAATATTTTGCAGAGCTGTGCTGCAGTTGCCCAACATATTACCGAAGAGATGATCTACTCATTAGCATCAGTGGCAAAGCCTAAAGAGCTCAAGCAAGTTCTTGATCTTGCCTTGGCCAACAAATTTATCGAGGCAAGGACAAAGCTTCTGGATGTGATGCTCAAGTACGGTTTGTCTGGTACTGATATCATTAAACAGATCCAACGTGAGGTCTGGAACTTGGCAATTGATGGTAGAACTATGGTTACGCTGATAGATAAGTGTGGCGATATTGAGTTTAGGATGACTGAGGGTTCTGACGAGTATGTACAGCTTGAGGCATTACTCGCTCATGTTGCCTTACTCGGTTCTGAAAATGCTGAGAAAGAAAAGGCAAAGTAA